A region from the Arachis ipaensis cultivar K30076 chromosome B01, Araip1.1, whole genome shotgun sequence genome encodes:
- the LOC107619036 gene encoding uncharacterized protein LOC107619036 — MGKEVSRVQMWDITHKKIDGSYVNEKAKEIAEKIEVHSSQQPMELTVNSPLDALGVVFGKEHPGRVRGLGMEAVPTISFKNNTTRISQIDLGSSNDVGTSSTSGPNC, encoded by the exons ATGGGAAAAGAAGTTAGTAGGGTTCAAATGTGGGACATCACTCACAAGAAAATAGATGGAAGTTATGTTAATGAAAAGGCTAAAGAAATAGCG GAGAAGATTGAAGTACATAGCAGCCAACAACCGATGGAATTAACTGTTAATTCTCCTCTTGATGCTCTTGGAGTAGTTTTTGGGAAAGAGCACCCTGGTCGTGTTCGAGGTTTAGGTATGGAAGCTGTTCCAACAATTTCTTTCAAGAACAACACTACAAGGATTAGTCAAATAGATTTAGGTTCTTCAAATGATGTTGGCACATCATCTACTTCTGGTCCAAAT TGCTAG
- the LOC107610655 gene encoding uncharacterized protein LOC107610655, with the protein MEKKEAHRYVVLNCPYVKPFIDDFKDFVRRRSKGRRPSNVEIEKRVNKDFVTWFPTQLMNPDIMNTVHEDLRYLARGPSQYAKRFSTFSINGFSFRTTNRDNGLRTQNSGVFLMSSTPCVASASDTNVRNVDLSYYGKLEDITTMADFGGDREEDDPYIEASQARMVYFVNDEVNKDWSVVVHLKPRDSYDMGEMKMMKHVRMSLG; encoded by the exons ATGGAAAAAAAAGAAGCACATCGCTATGTGGTTCTAAATTGTCCATATGTCAAACCGTTCATTGA TGACTTCAAAGATTTTGTACGAAGACGATCTAAGGGTAGAAGGCCTTCAAATGTAGAGATAGAAAAAAGAGTCAATAaagattttgttacttggtttcctACGCAG CTTATGAACCCAGACATTATGAATACTGTGCATGAGGATTTGAGATACTTAGCAAGGGGTCCATCACAATATGCCAAGAGGTTTTCTACATTTAGTATCAATGGGTTCTCCTTTCGAACTACCAATCGAGACAATGGGTTAAGGACCCAGAATAGTGGAGTTTTCTTAATGTCTTCAACTCCTTGTGTTGCTAGCGCTAGTGATACTAATGTTAGGAATGTTGATTTGTCATATTATGGCAAATTAGAAGATATTACTACAATGGCCGATTTCGG TGGTGACCGAGAGGAGGATGATCCATATATTGAAGCCTCACAAGCTCGAATGGTGTATTTCGTCAATGATGAAGTGAATAAAGATTGGAGTGTTGTCGTGCATTTGAAGCCAAGAGACTCATATGATATGGGGGAAATGAAGATGATGAAGCATGTGAGAATGAGCCTTGGTTAG